The Toxoplasma gondii ME49 chromosome XII, whole genome shotgun sequence genome includes a region encoding these proteins:
- a CDS encoding hypothetical protein (encoded by transcript TGME49_248560), whose protein sequence is MAEQHRDARTWWTDGFGWCILRPAQLHTRRSPAAACKVEREVAPRHLKSGEDNFVSISCCRTGKGSFSQSRCPGRRRFQVGGETRDLREAKARQSGEKGLFSFSRRSVNRRREKKTTKRDNTAKKKPDKERRNKREKERSRNQGGERRGEEKEQDEKTEEGLGKPKGKERFESATEREKRLPPRFLYEEGRGHEKIPTNTMQTTGGRSRRKTKKKEFGMRRNREERGMAFHSCEHW, encoded by the coding sequence ATGGCGGAGCAGCATCGCGACGCTCGGACTTGGTGGACTGACGGATTCGGGTGGTGCATTCTGCGCCCAGCGCAGCTCCACACACGTCGCTCTCCTGCGGCAGCTTGCAAGGTCGAAAGAGAAGTTGCGCCAAGACACCTGAAGAGCGGGGAAGATAACTTTGTCTCTATAAGTTGCTGCAGAACCGGAAAGGGAAGCTTCTCTCAGAGTCGATGCCCGGGCAGAAGACGCTTCCAAgtcggaggagagacaagggaCCTTCGGGAGGCCAAGGCGCGacagagcggagagaaaggcctATTCAGCTTTTCACGAAGGAGCgtcaacagaagaagagagaaaaagacaacgaaACGCGACAacacggcgaagaagaagccggacaaggaaagaaggaacaaaagagagaaggagagaagcagaaaccagggaggagaaaggagaggcgaagaaaaggaacaagatgagaagacagaagaaggcctTGGAAAGCCtaaagggaaggagaggttTGAAtcagcgacagagagagaaaaacgccttCCTCCGCGCTTTCTCTATGAAGAAGGACGGGGGCATGAGAAAATTCCGACAAACACAATGCAGACGACGGGGGGACGGagccgaagaaaaacgaagaaaaaagagttcGGGATGAGGAGAAaccgcgaagaaagaggaatgGCATTTCATTCCTGCGAGCACTGGTGA
- a CDS encoding hypothetical protein (encoded by transcript TGME49_248590), whose translation MGNSGSSQAPVWVAPTSITASSSPLGVLRRLTTTSAVNCIGRYRSQSQTLHIFDSGSLEDLCDDLASECKQFADPVFRRQLIALFTGKKSRNSYAHDSSTVSRGSTVSPAAGPAVSVSSQSAKDASLPGDEADYTPPVQVDSLAVISSLLFLSDGTLAEKVEHCGRLLCWTQELEVEPAAVFLLLAAVVRGVALLIEEPPPSVLLLGEVLTRLGRKAIVITTSAKFRIEANGQEQPSTDTQPANQLLLRQLGGVSAAGPHSSFFSGLPSCVSDTLHKFDGQVWTSESVWEALAEDAAVQAYHDRVTQVFFLEQIEERLATLSSNFKRVLQRVCNPEAYRAEQRANAAASQQQRGSRASRLSKLSAGSGGGSLHDLTPLSWRQVQLLLRCCDAKAVSALLLDEMQFEATVACQEVGIRWKKWVDEPLRESLDDEELSVEILGTTEASAPTHKQTNADKNLTSTGQTGNSTTTANVGKPASALSAGEAETGLPVNAAASASGRDGLADTPGGRETAGSSSSSASRQSDGGDTNEGAGGESATFAKPTWKFVPSSGPCVWSDDLQMFVTPLLAFSAIDCHGEGVISSRNLDLLFNFLKQLDPVHGGFYSRLEKVLAADTRALFSIPSDVPDPFAQLRAELSPEKQQIRLLRFGVIIAVCAAVQDRRQHETSLNNRFRRFDVDKSGFILTTDMQLLLTEMIRRATEIDDASTAVEQALQNVVDKYMNLFIGPTVERVEYATFLSAYDRVRKTSSKLRADIMELAAMFAPEPTRRQSRARSELKIRQSSSSTRIRASLLRKNSRANKGSSRSIVGDEGIKNLFSKK comes from the exons ATGGGCAACAGCGGAAGCAGTCAGGCCCCCGTCTGGGTGGCGCCCACGAGCATCACAGCCTCCTCAAGTCCGCTTGGAGTGTTGAGGCGCCTGACGACAACGAGTGCTGTGAATTGTATCGGGAGGTACCGGTCACAGTCGCAGACGTTGCACATTTTTGACTCCGGTTCTCTAGAAGATTTGTGCGACGATCTTGCCTCTGAATGCAAGCAGTTTGCCGACCCGGTCTTTCGCCGTCAGCTCATTGCACTTTTCACCGGCAAAAAATCGCGGAACTCGTACGCGCATGACTCGAGCACAGTTTCTCGCGGATCAACGGTTTCGCCCGCTGCAGGACCGGCCGTGTCTGTGTCATCTCAAAGTGCCAAAGACGCAAGTCTTCCGGGGGACGAGGCCGATTACACCCCGCCAGTTCAGGTGGACAGCCTCGCGGTCATTTCTTCACTCTTGTTCCTATCTGATGGCACACTTGCTGAGAAGGTGGAGCACTGTGGTCGACTGCTTTGTTGGACACAGGAGCTCGAAGTCGAGCCTGCCGCcgtgtttctcctcttggcTGCCGTTGTCCGCGGGGTTGCGTTGCTGATAGAGGAACCGCCTCCGTCCGTGTTGCTGCTCGGCGAGGTTCTGACTCGTCTGGGAAGAAAGGCAATCGTCATCACGACTTCAGCCAAATTCAGGATTGAGGCCAACGGACAAGAGCAGCCAAGCACTGACACGCAGCCCGCGAATCAGCTGTTGCTCAGACAGTTAGGTGGCGTGTCGGCTGCCGGGCCgcattcctcgtttttctctgggCTGCCGTCCTGTGTCTCCGACACACTGCACAAGTTCGACGGGCAAGTATGGACAAGCGAGAGTGTGTGGGAGGCGCTCGCCGAGGACGCCGCCGTACAAGCGTACCACGATCGGGTGACTCAAGTGTTCTTTTTGGAACAAATTGAGGAGCGCTTAGCCACTCTGTCCAGCAACTTCAAGCGAGTGCTGCAGCGGGTATGCAATCCGGAAGCCTACCGCGCTGAACAGCGGGCGAATGCCGCAGCCTCACAGCAGCAGCGTGGAAGCAGGGCATCTCGACTCTCGAAATTGAGTGCAGGTTCGGGGGGGGGATCTTTGCATGACCTCACACCGCTGAGTTGGCGGCAagtgcagctgctgctgagATGCTGCGACGCGAAAGCCGTCAGCGCGCTACTCCTCGACGAAATGCAGTTTGAGGCCACTGTAGCTTGTCAGGAGGTAGGCATCCGGTGGAAAAAGTGGGTAGACGAACCGCTGCGGGAGTCGCTCGACGACGAGGAATTAAGTGTCGAAATCCTGGGAACCACGGAAGCGTCAGCGCCGACACATAAACAGACAAATGCCGACAAAAATCTCACATCTACCGGTCAAACGGGAAACTCCACAACAACGGCGAATGTCGGCAAACCTGCTTCCGCTCTGTCCGCCGGTGAGGCTGAAACAGGTTTACCGGTGAacgctgctgcctctgcgtctggaAGAGACGGACTTGCGGACACTCCGGGAGGGCGCGAGACTGCGGGGAGTTCATCGAGTTCAGCTTCGAGGCAATCGGACGGTGGCGACACGAATGAGGGCGCTGGAGGGGAGAGTGCGACTTTCGCGAAACCCACGTGGAAGTTTGTGCCGAGCAGCGGTCCCTGTGTTTGGTCAGACGATCTGCAAATGTTTGTCACGCCGCTGCTGGCTTTCTCCGCGATCGACTGCCACGGGGAGGGGGTCATTTCGTCGCGAAACCTAGACTTGCTGTTCAATTTCCTAAAACAACTCGATCCTGTGCATGGTGGCTTCTACAGTCGCCTCGAAAAAGTCCTCGCCGCGGACACCCGGGCACTCTTCAGCATTCCCTCAGATGTCCCGGATCCTTTCGCGCAACTGAGAGCCGAGTTGTCACCggaaaaacaacaaatcAGGCTCCTCAGATTCGGGGTCATCATTGCCGTCTGCGCCGCCGTTCAAGACCGCAGACAGCACGAAACGAGCCTGAACAATCGGTTCCGGCGATTCGACGTAGACAAATCTGGATTCATCCTCACGACAGACATGCAGCTCCTCCTCACGGAGATGATTCGAAGAGCCACAGAGATCGACGACGCGTCAACCGCAGTGGAACAAGCTTTGCAAAATGTCGTAGACAAATACATGAATCTGTTTATCGGCCCCA CTGTAGAACGGGTCGAGTACGCCACATTCCTCAGTGCCTACGACAGAGTACGCAAAACATCTTCAAAGTTGCGGGCCGATATCATGGAACTTGCTGCCATGTTCGCGCCGGAGCCAACGCGAAGGCAGTCACGAGCGAGGTCGGAACTCAAAATTCGCcagtcttcctcgtcgacaAGAA TTCGCGCATCCTTGCTCCGCAAAAACAGCCGCGCAAACAagggaagcagcagaagtATCGTGGGGGACGAGGGCATTAAAAATCTCTTCAGCAAAAAGTAG
- a CDS encoding hypothetical protein (encoded by transcript TGME49_248570) codes for MARQMMSAAPDSQSHLPQKFAFSDARLRRVANEADSRRTPVFRPPAEASSHSSGPPRTGSAPSSRSPFGSSLLPSVHRPAMRGLQSGENGETALLRETRNMKDCKESQASTLAALALRRSSASYVSAASSPRSPPASQSSQATPPSSSDPFCSSLLSRLNSAPSATAVAAATSPAAVHGGGSPPELLVIARERRRSLPLHDSKSLRSVSSSSFSPSCSSSSSSCSSSSPSCSSSSASSSASASSSSVFLAFAESRGRGSRRVSSQSSGRRQDIPFPSFLSPHWTDAFCSSHKGDEKSESLGVHRDTTSLRTTPSFAELPTRHPSSPRSRSDSSNPFFDGADAAFDACSATGQAIKSPESSQPTSSSSSFPYPSASSLQHTSSSSSRFTFSVSGPSVGGLSACGAPQEGKGRMDPRQAEDVSLFSSNLLHASGLHESLFNLSALDVSAVYGETQQAVSPPLASSIFSFSGEKKPHPDASASEVPASPSAPLSANPSSSSSSVPSSLRSTSVSSSGHRVDSAEEACEDKKGASVGAGQCVHTPRGGGVSMATAGSMPFSAEREKRVEERGTSNEAVVEREHEKMARSQVSPETQEERMRRIQKELEALKERNDALELQLFETQRRRRAAAGLQLKTERRPLSSSDSPFNSRFDARLGDGVTHAQNASEAAAAAPRGAPREAKEETYRERTSCPLTPLPSFVLRRDSETACSVETPRFPTACPPDGLQRDCSGERGDRETGVATVSSAVQCPSEFPGWDRKECKDRLMRSGVEDEQFEKRTGEEGETIEREEEKVGKGEKEREEEKQAQSLNELRTKKAESLKTRDTERGASAALNRRCKERGDKNEKVWGGETVEDRTGCPCILSGEDAGGKASLSLNADPDPSKHAVSDPQRSGQNEAGCESPSNAPEERQEVTTPQADFDQEREALPTERQELEEARAVAVAQKRESEETRQPHAAEEALWMSAREQSHGVYRQQLQEQREAFVNEKEFEDAKQRLTAQKQPLDEERDVCVKEKQRLEQQMYSANERELGMAIKIYDEKRRKMDGLEEMLLAKQRQLEAERDSCVKEKQGLAGEKKELEKKKREFEERTNELEKAKQGMEGEKKALEKEKREFQERMNELEKAKQDMEGAKRSLEKENREFEEKTNELAKAKQDMEGEKRALAKEKREFEEIANDLEKAKQDLQGEKKELERKKREFEEKTNELAKAKQDLQGEKRAFEKEKREFEEKTNELAKAKQDLQGEKRALEKEKREFDEIANDLAKAKQEMEGAKKELEQKTREFEETMNELEKEKQDLQGEKRALEKEKKSIDEERRDLAEAKRGRFEERCQEKANKVNAEERRKVEEKEVSLVEREERSQLEERDMREKEVGELISELNSQRAFFLEKSKTWKAEQEKVRGQLKETEQIMAEQMARWQTRERTIMEEFTRLQEAKEEVERRYASLQEQLSLMEERTAQPLADALEALEEAKRREKEQMGELERERRERQQIEKDYERLAQQNSELTQHVAESRGLKERLEHLQSELLKWRRIGEEARQRAETQYKELKRLDEERQRLLQKCSSQTEGMHFGHAFFAAGVQSDSRHSEEASRDKSDRHVSSDSENVDRDGMAKPQERAGPRRATIRDEKENSEDTRRPGEGQSGTPPAPPRGSEAAPDTPQSAGLFSTVGDPDREGNAVNERTEERQRVEAEPKDERSRDVLIERLRRLYSEECASSRRLAAEGAKYRQQLRQVMKRLVVVTKAMEEANDLREKRQRMQQQKRRGKVSSE; via the exons ATGGCTCGTCAGATGATGTCTGCTGCACCTGATTCGCAGTCTCATTTACCGCAGAAGTTCGCGTTTTCAGATGCGCGACTCCGCCGCGTCGCAAACGAAGCCGACAGCCGCCGGACGCCTGTCTTTCGACCTCCGGCTGAGGCGTCTAGCCACTCGAGCGGACCGCCGCGAACGGGGagcgcgccttcttctcgctctccctttggcagttctctccttccgtctGTTCATCGGCCTGCGATGCGGGGGCTTCAGAGTGGAGAAAATGGGGAGACAGCCCTCctgcgagaaacgagaaacatGAAGGACTGTAAAGAAAGTCAAGCGTCGACGCTGGCTGCCCTGGCCCTTCGCCGCAGCTCTGCCTCGTACGTTTcagcggcttcttctccccggtCTCCACCTGCTTCGCAGTCTTCTCAGGCGACTCcaccgtcttcttcagatcctttctgttcttctcttttatCTCGCCTCAACTCTGCGCCTTCGGCTACCGCTGTGGCTGCGGCGACCTCTCCAGCAGCAGTCCATGGCGGTGGATCTCCACCTGAACTTCTTGTCATCGCCAGAGAGCGACGTCGGAGTCTCCCCTTACACGACTCCAAATCgcttcgttctgtctcgtcttcttcgttctctccttcctgttcttcctcttcttcttcctgttcttcctcttctccgtcctgttcttcctcttcagcttcctcttcagcttcagcttcctcttcttccgttttccttGCATTTGCAGAGTCGCGCGGTAGGGGTTCTCGGCGAGTGTCTTCCCAGTCTTCGGGGCGCAGACAGGACATTCCCTTTCCATCCTTCTTGAGTCCGCACTGGACAGATGCGTTTTGCTCGTCTcacaaaggagacgagaaatcGGAGTCTCTCGGAGTCCACCGAGACACAACGTCTCTGCGTACCACACCTTCTTTTGCGGAGCTCCCAACTCGTCACCCTTCATCTCCGCGGTCGCGTTCTGACTCCTCGAATCCCTTTTTTGACGGGGCAGATGCAGCcttcgatgcatgcagtgccaCAGGGCAAGCAATCAAGTCACCTGAATCTTCGCAACCtacttcttcatcttcctccttcccttATCCTTCAGCTTCCTCTCTACAGCAtacttcttcttcgtcttctcgatTCACCTTCAGTGTCTCAGGGCCGTCTGTGGGAGGCTTGTCTGCTTGTGGCGCTCCTCAGGAGGGCAAGGGGCGTATGGATCCGAGACAGGCCGAGGacgtttcgcttttttcttccaatcttctgcatgcgtccggTCTGCATGAAAGTTTATTCAACCTGTCTGCTCTAGACGTCTCTGCCGTCTACGGAGAAACACAGCAAGCCGtgtcgcctcctctcgcctcctcaatcttttccttttccggagagaagaagccgcacCCAGATGCTTCAGCTTCGGAAGTGCCAGCATCTCCTTCCGCTCCTTTATCGGCAaatccttcttcctcttcttcatctgttccttcttctctgcgttcgacgtctgtttcgtcttctgggCACCGCGTGGACTCAGCTGAAGAAGCATgcgaagacaagaaaggagCCAGCGTCGGAGCCGGACaatgtgtacatacaccgcggGGCGGCGGGGTGTCGATGGCGACTGCGGGATCCATGCCCTTCTCTGctgaacgagagaaacgcgttgaagagagaggaacttCAAACGAAGCTGTTGTTGAACGCGAACATGAGAAGATGGCGAGAtctcaggtgtctccggAAACTCAGGAAGAACGCATGCGCCGAATTCAGAAAGAACTGGAGGCTCTCAAGGAGCGCAACGACGCGTTGGAGTTGCAGCTGTTCGAGACCCAGCGTAGACGAAGAGCGGCGGCTGGGTTGCAGTTGAAGACCGAGAGAAgacctctttcttcctctgacTCTCCATTTAATTCTCGCTTTGATGCTCGGTTGGGCGATGGCGTAACGCATGCTCAGAACGCTTCTGAGGCTGCTGCGGCGGCTCCGAGAGGAGCCCCTCgagaggcaaaagaagagacataTAGAGAGCGGACTTCTTGCCCTCTGACGCCCCTGCCTTCGTTCGTTCTACGAAGAGACTCGGAGACAGCGTGCTCTGTTGAGACGCCGCGGTTCCCCACAGCCTGTCCGCCTGACGGTCTCCAGCGGGACtgctctggagagagaggagacagagagacgggagttgcaactgtctcctcagcGGTGCAGTGTCCTTCAGAGTTTCCTGGATGGGACCGAAAAGAATGCAAAGACCGATTAATGCGAAGCGGCGTGGAAGACGAACAGttcgagaagagaacaggagaagaaggagagacaattgagagagaagaggagaaggtggggaaaggagagaaggagagagaggaagagaagcaggcgcaGTCTCTTAACGAGttgaggacgaagaaggcagagagtcTGAAGACCAGAGATACGGAAAGAGGAGCGTCTGCAGCGCTCAACCGGCGATGtaaagaaagaggagataAAAACGAGAAGGTGTGGGGTGGAGAAACGGTCGAAGACCGAACCGGCTGTCCCTGCATCTTGTCGGGTGAAGATGCGGGAGGAAAAGCGTCGCTGAGTCTGAATGCGGATCCGGATCCTTCAAAGCATGCAGTTTCGGACCCTCAGCGTTCTGGGCAGAACGAAGCAGGCTGCGAATCTCCGTCAAACGCAcctgaggagagacaag AGGTGACGACTCCGCAGGCAGATTTcgaccaagagagagaagcgcttccgacagagagacaggaactcgaggaagCGCGTGCAGTCGCTGTCGCccagaagcgcgagagcgaagaaacgcgacaaccgcatgcagcggaggAAGCCCTCTGGATGAGCGCGCGCGAACAGAGCCATGGTGTGTACCGGCAACAGCTTCAGGAGCAACGAGAAGCTTTTGTCAACGAGAAGGAGTTCGAGGATGCGAAGCAAAGGTTGACTGCACAGAAGCAGCCActcgacgaggagagagacgttTGTGTCAAGGAGAAACAGCGGCTGGAACAGCAGATGTACAGtgcaaacgagagagaactaGGCATGGCAATCAAAATTTACGATgagaagcgacggaagaTGGATGGACTCGAAGAGATGCTTCTCGCGAAGCAGCGCCAactcgaagcagagagagactcctGCGTCAAGGAGAAACAGGGCTTGgcgggggagaagaaggaactcgagaagaaaaaaagagagttcgaggagagaacgaacgagCTGGAGAAG GCCAAGCAGGGCATGGAGGGTGAGAAAAAAGCAttagagaaggaaaagagagagttCCAGGAGAGAATGAACGAGTTGGAGAAGGCCAAGCAGGACATGGAGGGTGCGAAGAGATCAttagagaaggaaaacagagagttcgaggagaaaacgaacgagTTGGCGAAGGCCAAGCAGGACAtggagggtgagaagagagcactagcgaaggaaaagagagagttCGAGGAGATCGCGAACGATCtagagaaggcgaagcaggacttgcaaggagagaagaaggaactcgagaggaaaaagagagagttcgaagagaaaacgaacgagttggcgaaggcgaagcaggacTTGCAGGGTGAGAAAAGAGCAttcgagaaggaaaagagagagttcgaggagaaaacgaacgagttggcgaaggcgaagcaggacTTGCAGGGTGAGAAAAGAGCAttagagaaggaaaagagggagTTCGACGAGATCGCGAACGATctggcgaaggcgaagcaggagaTGGAGGGTgcgaagaaggaactcgagcagaaaacgagagagttCGAGGAGACAATGAACGAgctggaaaaggagaaacaggactTGCAGGGTGAGAAAAGAGCAttagagaaggaaaagaagagtatagacgaggagaggcgagacttggctgaggcgaagagaggacgTTTTGAGGAGAGATGCCAGGAGAAGGCCAACAAGGTGAACGCtgaagagcgacgaaaggttgaggagaaagaggttTCTCttgtagagagagaggagcggagtcagctcgaggagagagacatgcgcgagaaagaggttGGAGAGCTGATAAGCGAGTTGAATTCTCAGCGAgcgtttttcctcgagaAATCGAAGACGTGGAAGGCAGAGCAAGAGAAGGTCCGAGGAcagctgaaggagacagagcaaaTCATGGCGGAGCAAATGGCCCGGtggcagacgcgagagaggacgatAATGGAGGAGTTCACGAGGCttcaggaagcgaaggaagaagtcgagagaaggtACGCGAGTCTTCAAGAGCAGCTGAGCCTCATGGAGGAGCGAACTGCTCAGCCTCTGGCGGACGCACTGGAGGCTCtcgaggaagcaaagaggagagaaaaggagcaaATGGGGGAACTCGAGCGCGAAAGAAGGGAACGACAACAAATAGAAAAAGACTACGAGCGTCTAGCGCAACAGAACAGCGAGTTGACTCAGCACGTAGCAGAAAGCCGAGGCTTGAAAGAAAGACTCGAGCACTTGCAAAGCGAGCTcctgaagtggagaagaattggcgaggaggcgcgtcAGCGCGCTGAGACCCAATACAAGGAGCTGAAGCGCCTCGATGAAGAAAGGCAGCGCCTGCTGCAGAAATGTTCTTCGCAGACCGAGGGAATGCACTTCGGACATGCGTTTTTCGCAGCCGGTGTCCAGAGCGACAGCAGGCACTCAGAGGAAGCTTCACGCGATAAAAGCGATCGGCATGTCTCGTCTGACAGCGAGAACGTGGACAGAGACGGGATGGCAAAACCTCAGGAAAGAGCGGGACCTCGACGGGCGACAATCcgcgacgaaaaagagaattCAGAAGACACAAGAAGACCCGGAGAAGGCCAGTCGGGGACACCGCCGGCGCCTCCACGAGGTTCCGAGGCGGCGCCGGATACGCCTCAGTCCGCCGGTTTGTTTTCGACTGTTGGAGATCCAGATAGGGAAGGAAATGCGGTGAACGAacggacagaagagaggcagagagtcGAGGCGGAGCCTAAAGACGAGCGGTCCCGAGATGTCCTCATCGAAAGACTCCGACGCCTGTACTCCGAGGAGTGTGCCTCGTCGCGGCGTCTAGCAGCCGAAGGCGCTAAATACCGACAGCAGTTGAGACAAGTCATGAAACGGCTTGTTGTAGTTACAAAGGCCATGGAGGAAGCGAATGATCTTCGTGAGAAGcgtcagcgcatgcagcagcaaAAAAGGAGGGGGAAAGTTTCCAGCGAGTAA